In Microbulbifer elongatus, the DNA window CCCTGAAAGTCATCGCCGAAGCCGTTGAAGCCGCAGGCTACAAGCTGGGCGACGACATCACCCTGGCCCTGGACTGCGCCTCTTCCGAATTCTACAAAGACGGCAAGTACAACCTGTCTGGCGAAGGCAAAGAATTCGACAGCGAAGGCTTCGCCTCCTACCTGCAGGAGCTGTCCGAAAACTACCCGATCATCTCTATCGAAGACGGCATGGACGAAAGCGACTGGGACGGCTGGAAAATCCTCACCGACAAGATCGGCGAGAAAGTACAGCTGGTGGGCGACGACCTGTTCGTAACCAACACCAAGATCCTCAAAGAAGGCATCGAAAAAGGCGTGGGCAACTCCATCCTGATCAAGTTCAACCAGATCGGCTCCCTGAGCGAGACCCTGGACGCCATCAAAATGGCCAAAGACGCCGGCTTCACCGCGGTTATCTCTCACCGCTCCGGTGAAACCGAAGACACCACCATCGCCGACCTGGCGGTTGCCACCGCTGCTGGTCAGATCAAAACCGGCTCCCTGTGCCGCTCCGACCGCGTAGCCAAGTACAACCGCCTGCTGCGCATCGAAGCCGAGCTGGAAGGCAAGGCGCCTTACCGCGGCATCGCTGAGTTCAAGTAATTCAGTTAGCCCGGTAAACTGGCTAGAAGTCGTATCGGAGCTCTAACAATGAACTTCGATGCGAAGGCACTGATGCCGATGCCCCTTCCTGGGACCTTCTGCGACAGGGACGTCGCGGAAGAGCCCCCATGGATGGGTTCACGGCGTGTCCCGGGAAGGGGCATCGGCAGCAGGGCCGCCACGAAAGGTTATTCGTGCGAACCCCGAAAGCCAGATAGAGAACAAAACAAATGAAATGGCTGCTGGTAATCCTCACCGTAATGCTGCTGGTCACCCAATATCGATTGTGGGTGGGCGAGGGCAGTTTTGCCGATGTGACCAGACTTGAACGCCAGCTCGAAGACCAGCAGCAAAAAAACGCTGCACTGGAGCGGGAAAACCGCCACCTCCTGCGGGAAGTCCGCAGCTTGAAAGAAGGCACCGACGGCGTCGAAGCCAAAGCCCGCTATGATCTCGGCCTTATCAAAGAAGGCGAAACCCTGTTTATTTTTCTCGACCAGGATAAACATCCTGCGCAGTCACAACGGGAAAAAGAATGACCAGCGCCACCAACCCAGTTGAAAACAACTACTGGGTCATCGTCCCCGCAGCCGGCAGTGGTAAACGTATGGGGGCCGACAAACCCAAGCAATACCTGCCATTACATGGCAAACCCCTCATCGCCCACACCCTCGAAAATGTACGCCAATGGCCGGGTGTGAAAGGTGTTGTCGTCGCCATCGCCGCCGACGACACAGAATTTAAAACGCTCCCCTGCGCGCAAGATCCCAGAATTCAGACCGTCACCGGCGGTAACGAACGCGCAGACTCCGTGCTCGCCGCCCTCAACTATCTGAGTGAGCGCCAACCTGCGCAAACCCCCGTATTGGTCCACGACGCCGCCAGACCGCTGGTAAACACCGACGACATTCAAAAACTGCTCGCCGCGTCCCCCATCGCGCT includes these proteins:
- a CDS encoding septum formation initiator family protein produces the protein MKWLLVILTVMLLVTQYRLWVGEGSFADVTRLERQLEDQQQKNAALERENRHLLREVRSLKEGTDGVEAKARYDLGLIKEGETLFIFLDQDKHPAQSQREKE
- the ispD gene encoding 2-C-methyl-D-erythritol 4-phosphate cytidylyltransferase, translating into MTSATNPVENNYWVIVPAAGSGKRMGADKPKQYLPLHGKPLIAHTLENVRQWPGVKGVVVAIAADDTEFKTLPCAQDPRIQTVTGGNERADSVLAALNYLSERQPAQTPVLVHDAARPLVNTDDIQKLLAASPIALLAQPASDTVKQSRECEDKSIVQQTLPRAQIWLAQTPQKAPLGLLREVLQIGLQENPAAITDEASALELAGHSPELVAACRSNFKVTHPADLILAEALINYRASESNSGSKL